The Streptomyces capitiformicae genome contains the following window.
ACAAGGGCACGGCAACGAAGACCGTGCGTGGTGTGATCGGGTCGGAGAAGGCCGAGTTCTTCGCCGATCCCGAGGTGGTGAAGGCCCTGGCCGCCGAGGGCTACACCGTGAAGACGGAGACGTCGGGTTCCTGGGCCATGGAGGGGCTGGACCTGAAGGGGTACGACTTCGCGTTCCCCTCCAGCAAGGCGCCCGCCGATGAGCTGGCCGCCAAGTACGACGTACGCGAACCGTTGCCCCGCCCCTTCTACTCGCCCCTCGTCGTGGTCACCCACAAGAGGGCCGCGAAGGTGCTCCAGCTCAACGGGCTGGCCTCGCTCGACCAGAGCCGCGGCGTCCTCGACATGGCCGCGTATCTCAAGGCCGCCGAGGGCGAGAGGACGTGGCAGGACCTCAAGGGCGCGGAGAAGCACGGCGAGTTGAGCGGGCTGCTCTACATCTCCTCCACCGACCCGACCACCTCCAACTCCGGCGCGCTGTACCTCGCCGCCGCCTCCAACGTCGCCAACAAGGGGCGGGTGGTCGCGAGTGAGAAGGAGCTGACGGACACCGCGCCCCTCATGCACGATCTGATCAGCGTCCAGGGCGCTCAGCAGACGAGCACGGACGCGGCGTTCCGCGACTTCGTCAGCGGCGTCGGCAATCCGCTCGTCCTCGTCTACGAGTCGCAGGTCGCCTCCCTGCTGGCGCAGGGCCAGAGCGTCGACGACCTGGTCGTCCTCTACCCGGACACCACGGTCCACAGCGACCACACCGTCGTCCCGGTCACGGACGAGGGCCGGGCGCTCGGTGAACTGCTGGGCGCGGACCCGGAGTTGCGGAAGCTGGCCGCCAAGCACGGGTTCCGGCCGCAGGGGGCGGCCACCGAGTTCACGGCGGCGACGGCGAAGCACACCACCTATCTGATGCAGAAGCTGACCGTCCGGCAGGCGCCCGTGCCCACCTCCGAGGTGCTGCACGAGATGGCGCGCCGGGCCCGGGGCCAGTAGGACAACGGGGGATCACCACATATGAGCACCGAAGACAGCACCACCTTCACCCTCACTCCGCCCGAGCCGGTCGCGGCCGTGCCGCGGGAGAAGGCCGGCGGTCTCGTGCCGGTCGAGGAGTCCGTACGGTCGGACATGGCCCGGAAGGCCACCGAGTACGTCCAGGGGCTCGCCGCCCTCGACGCCCGGTCGCCGGAGTTCGCGGGCCGGGTCGGGGAGATCACCGCCCTCGGCGCGGGCGAGATGCGTACGGCGGCCGCCCAGTCCAACCGCATGCTGGAGCGGACCGTGCGGAGCCTGCCGAGCAAGGGCGGGGACGCCCAGTCGCAGGTCGCGGGCTCGCTCGTCGAGCTCCGGCGCGTGGTCGAGGACCTCGACCCGCGTGATCTGCCCGCGAGCAAGGGCCGCAAGTTCCTGTCCCGGCTGCCGGGCGGCAACAAGCTGCGCGACCACGTCGCCAAGTACGCCTCCGCGCAGGGGACCCTCAACAAGATCGTGGGTTCGCTGCGCGGCGGACAGGACGAGCTGCGACGCGACAACGCGGCGCTGCAGACCGAGCGCGTGCGCCTGTGGGAGACCATGGGCAAGCTCCAGGAGTACGTGGTTCTGACCGAGGCCCTGGACACGGCCGTCGAGGAGCATGTCGCCGGCGTCGAGGCCACGGACCCGGCCGCCGCCGACACCCTGCGCGCGGACGTACTCTTCCCGGTCCGGCAGAAGCACCAGGACCTGCTCACCCAGCTCGCCGTCTGCGCCCAGGGCTATCTGGCCATGGACGTCGTACGGCGCAACAACGAGGAACTGATCAAGGGCGTCGACCGGGCCGCCACGACCACGGTCTCGGCGCTGCGCATCTCCGTGATGCTCGCCTCCGCCCTCGACAACCAGAAGAAGGTCGTCGACCAGGTCAACGCCCTGCGCGGCACCACCGAGGACCTCATCCGCGGCAACGCCGAGATGCTCTCCACCCAGAGCGGCGAGATCCAGCGCATCGCCGCCGACCCGGCCGTGGGCGCGGAGACGCTCCGCTCGGCCTTCCAACAGATCTACCGCACCCTCGACGCCATCGACACCTACAAGGTCCAGGCGACAGAGACGATGGCCGCCACGGTGGAGTCCCTGACGTCGGAACTCCAGCACGCGTCGGCGTATTTGGAGCGGAGCAGGTCGCAGGGGGCGCTGGACGGGGGGCTCACATGAGAAAGGGCGCCTTTGCAACGCTGTCGAGGTGTGCCCCCCGGGCCGCGGCCGCCATCGCACTCGCATTGGTGACGGCCGGATGCACCTCGGCCACCGAACCCCAGGCCGACCCGACCAAGTACATCCCCGGCACCCTCCGCGTCCTCGCCTCCAGCGAACTCTCCGACATGGACGAGGTGTTGGCGAAGGTCGAGAAGGACACCGGGATCAAGGTCCGCCCCACCTACATGGGCACCCTCGACGCGGTCGAACTGCTCGCCAGGGGCCGGGCGAAGGACACGTACGACGCGGTCTGGCTCTCCTCCAACGACTATCTGCGGCTGCGCCCGGACGCGGCGAAGCAGGTCGTGTCCGAGACGCCGGTGATGTCCAGCCCGGTGGCGATCGGTGTGAAGACCGAGACCGTACGGAAGCTGGGCTGGAAGCCGGAGGACGTCACCTGGGGGGACATCGAGCAGGCGGTGGCGGACGGCGATCTGACGTACGGCATGACCGACCCGTCCCGCTCCAACTCCGGCTTCTCCACCCTCGTCTCGGTGGCCTCGGGGCTCTCCGACGCCCAGTCCGCGCTCACGGACGCGGATGTCACGCAGGCGACGCCCCGGCTGAAGAGGTTCTTCCGAGGGCAGAAGCTGACGTCGGGTTCGTCGGGCTGGCTGGCGGAGGCGTACGACCGGCGCGGCGACGTCGACGCGCTGCTCAACTACGAGTCGGTGCTGCAGGCCAGGAAGGACCTGACGGTGATCCGGCCGCGCGACGGCGTCGTCACCGCCGACTACCCGCTCTCCTCGCTGGCGTCCACAAGCCAGGACGTCCGGGAGGACGTACGGCGCCTCACCGACGCCCTGCGCACCCCTCGGACCCAGCGGCTGATCACCGAGGAGACCCTGCGCCGCCCGGTCGTCGCCTCCGTCCCGCCCGCGACCGGCCTGGACACCACCCGCCGGCGCGAACTGCCCTTCCCGGGCACCCGTTCCGTCGCCGACGGCCTCCTCGACGCGTACGAGAACGAGCTGCGCCGCCCCTCCCGGACCGTGTACGTCCTGGACACCTCGGGCTCGATGGAGGGTGACCGGCTCGAACGGCTGAAGACCGCGCTCACGGACCTGACCAGCGACTTCCGGGAGCGGGAGGAGGTCACCCTCATGCCCTTCGGGTCGGAGGTGAAGAGCGTACGAACCCATGTCATAGAGCCCGGGTTCCCGAAGCTGGGGCTCGACCGCATCCGCGCGGACACCCAGGAGCTGTCCGCCTCCGGCGACACCGCCATCTACACGTCTCTGGAGAAGGCGTACGAGCTTCTCAGCACCACCACCCTGGACACCTTCACCTCCATCGTGCTGATGACGGACGGCGAGAACACCACGGGCGCGAGCGCGTCCGACTTCGACGCCTTCTACCGCGGGCTGCCCACCGAACACCAGCACATACCCGTCTTCCCCATCCTCTTCGGCGACTCCGACAGGAACGAACTGGAGCACATCGCCGACCTGACCGGCGGCCGCCTCTTCGACGCCCAGCATGGCTCACTGGACGGTGCCTTCAAGGAGATCCGTGGCTACCAATAAGGTGATGGCGTACGTCGAGTCCCGCAAGAACCTCACCGGCAGCGCCCTCGGAGTGGCCGGGCTCGGGCTGACCTTCGCCGGGGTCGCGGGCCCGTACTGGCCGGTCGTGGTCGTCGGCCTGTACGGGGCGGGCGCCCTGATCGCCCCGCCGGAGCGCCCGCCGCTGCCGGACTTCCCGGACCCCTCCGCCCAACTGGACGAACTGCGCGCCGACTTCGGCACCCTGCGCGAGTACCTGGCCGGCATCGACCTGCCGCCCGCGGCCGCCGGCCGCCTCGCGGAGCTGACCGAACTGCTCACCGCCCTCCTCGACCCCGGCTGGGTCGCCGAGGTCCTCGCCCGGGATCCGGAAGGGGTGCACATCCTGTCGAGGGCGGTCCGGCAGGACGTACCCGAGGCGGTCGACACCTTCGTACGCACCCGGTGGTGGACCCGGCTGACCCCGGGCACGGAACCCCCCGAGCGCCACCTGGAGCGACAACTCACCCTGCTCCAGGACGAGCTGGGGACCATCGCGGCGGCGCTGCGGGACGCGGAGGCCCGGCGGCAGGAGTCACACACGCGGTATCTGGAGGACCGGTCCAGCTGAGAATCAAAGGTTGGTCAGCAGCACGATGAGCAGGACGACCCCCATCACCACGGCCAGCACCTTCAGGGCGGCGTACGGGGACGGGTCCTGGCCCGGCGGGGGCACCGGCGCCGGGATGTGGGCCGGCCGGGGCCCGTTGAACACGTCGTGGCCGGTGACCGCGGCCCGGGTGCACCAGGGGCAGGTCGGCAGATGGGAGCCGTAGGTGTGCAGGGGCCGTACCGTGCACGCCCGTACCTGGCCGCGCTCCTTGTCGAGGGCGCGCAGCCAGGCCTCGGCCGGGGGCCGGGCGGCCGGGGCCTGGACGCCGGGGCCGAAGGCGGCACGGGCGAGGGTGAGCAGTTCGGGCGGCAGGACGGAGGGGTCGACGGTGCCGCGCGGGATGACGACCATCTCCGGGCGGACCACGTAGGAGATGCTGGCGGCGATGTTGTCCTTGACCGTCGACTCCGAGGCGCTCTCGTGCGGGACGCCGCCGAAGGGGTGGTTCCCGGCGGTGAGCAGCTGGTAGATGAGGACCGCGAGGGCGAAGTTGTCGCTCTCCCGGGTCGCGGAGCCGCCCGCCTGGCGCTCGGGGGACGAGTAGTCGGTGGTGTGCATCAGGCACGGGAACAGTTCGCCGGTCACCGGGTCGGTGAAGGCGATGGAGTCGCAGTCGAGGAACGTGACGAAGCCGTTGGCGTCGACGACGACATTGCTGCTGGAGAAGTCGCCGATGACGAGGTTGTCGTAGTGCATCCGGGCCGTCATGAAGGCGAGGTTCCAGGCGATGCCCAGCAGGAACCGCCAGTCGGCCCGGTCAGGGAAGAGCTTGAGCCGCTGGACACGGGTGAACAGGCCCACCAGCTGGACGTGTTGGGGTTCACCGAAGCGGCGCATCGCGTAGCCGAGGAACTCGCCGTTCGCGCCGCGGGCCATCGCGGTCGGCCAGGCCAGCTCGGGCGGCTGGTTGGCGTCGGTGGGGCGGGCGGCGAGCGGGGACATCGTGAGCATGCGGGTCAGCCGCCGCTCCTGGTCCGCGCCGGGTGTCTCGCGGTAGATCTTGACGACGATCCCCGCGTCGCCCTCCACCGGGAACACAGCCGCCTGCCCGCCACCCTTGAGGGGCTGCTCGGCCAGGGTGACCGCCTTGCCGTCGAGGAAGACCGTGCGGCCGCTCATGGCCGTACCTCCGAGTGTTCGCCGGGCCGATGCCGGTCGTCACGGGTCGTCACAAGTCGTCGGTCGCGGCCGGTGCCGGGCCGGGGTGGTGGCGGGCCGTCACCGGTCGCATCCCGCCGTCGCCCCCCGTCACCGGGCCAGACCTGCCGTCGCCACCCGCCGGCGCGAGCCATTACCGGTCGCATCCCGCCGCCCCCGCCCGTCACCGGGCCAGACCCGCCGCCCCCGCCCGTCACCGGGCCAGACCCGCCGTCGCCACCCGTCACCGGGCCAGACCCGCCGCCCCCGCCCGTCACCGGGCCAGACCCGCCGTCGCCACCCGTCACCGGACCGGACCTGCCGTCGCCACCCGTCACCGGACCCGAGCCGCCTTCGCCACCCGTCACCGGACCCGAGCCGCCTTCGCCACCCGTCACCGGACTCGTACGCCCACACGGTCATCCCGTTGGCGTGGTACGGCAGGGTCTTGCGGCGGTGCAGGACCAGATCCTTGTCGAAGTCGAAGGGGATCTCATGGGCGTCGAGGAGGCGGATGCGGCGCGATTCCTTGATCGCCTCCACCCGTTCGTCGGCCGACTCCACGTCCACCGTGCGCGGGGAGGCGCCCTCCAGGCCCAGGAGTACGGCCTTGGGGGTGCCGTGGCCGTGGCCGGTCGCGCCCAGGGAGCCGTACAGCTCGGCGTGGACCGTGGCGGTCCGGGCGAGTACGCCGTCCTCCTTCATCCGGACGACGAACATGCGGGCGGCGCGCATGGGGCCGACCGTGTGGGAGCTGGACGGGCCGATGCCGATCGAGAACAGGTCGAAGACCGAGATGGCCACGGTGACTCCTCAGGAGGGGGTTGGCGGGGCACTCGGCTCTCGGGCGCCCCACCACGGACTTACTGGTTGAGGCCGGGACAGAGCGGGTGCTTGTCGGCCAGGTCGACCAGGATCAGGTACAGGGGGGACGGGCCCTCAGCGGAAGACCACGGTGTGGTGGCCGTTGAGCAGGATGCGGCTCTCGCTGTGCCACTGCACGGCCCGCGCCAGTACCCGGGCCTCGACGTCCCTGCCCATCGTGACCAGCTCGTCGGGGTCGTGGGAGTGGTCCACGCGGAGAACGTCCTGCTCGATGATGGGCCCCTCGTCCAGGTCGGGGGTGACGTAGTGGGCCGTGGCCCCGACCAGCTTGACTCCTCGCTGGTGGGCCTGGAGGTAGGGGCGGGCTCCCTTGAAGCTGGGGAGGAAGGAGTGGTGGATGTTGATGGCCCGGCCCTCCAGGCGTTTGCACAGGTCGTCCGAGAGGATCTGCATATAGCGGGCGAGGACCACGAGGTCGATCTCGAACCGCTCGACCAGCTCCAGGAGTTCCGCCTCGGCCTCCGCCTTGGACTGCGGTGTGACCGGGATGTGGTGGAAGGGGATGCCGTGGCTCCGGGCGAGCGGCTCGAAGTCCCGGTGGTTGGAGACGATCAGCGGGACGTCGATGTTGAGGGCGCCGGTGCTCCTGCGGAACAACAGGTCGTTCAGGCAGTGGCCGTACTTGGAGACCATGATCAGCGTGCGGGTGGGGGCGGACGCGTCATGGAGTCGCCAAGTGATGCGGTACGCCTCGGCGACCGGCGTGAAATCGGCGCTCAGCCGCTCCAGTGAGGCGTCCGGGTCGGAGACGTCGAAGTGCACGCGCATGAAGAAGCGGTCCTGCAGCCGGTCGTCGAACTGCTGGCTCTCCAGGATGTTCCCGGAGTGCTCCACGAGGAAGCCGCTGACGGCGTGGACGAGGCCGGCCTGGTCGGGGCAGGAGAGCGTGAGGACGAACTCGCGGCCGGGACGGGGGCGGAGCGGCATGACATCCTCCAGTGGTGCGTATTGAGCAACATTGCGAGCGATACGCAACATGGTCCAAGCGGGAGAGGGTCCGGTCAAGAGGGCTGCCTTGACAGAAAGCCGTCCGGCGGGCTTGCTTGTCATGTTGCGCAATAAGAGATGAGCGGCGTAATGAGCAACTCACCTGGTTCGGCATCCATCGATTCCCCTACACCGCGGAGCGCCATCGATGACCCGCAAGGCACCTGCTGAGGATCCCGGCGACGCCCGACTGCGGGTGGGCCCACCGAAGGACTACGCCGCCGGAATCCCGGCGGTCACCTCCTCGCTGCGCCACGGAAACGCCCAGATGGGCGCACGCCGTACGCTGCTCACCCTGCTCCGGGTCAATCAGAAGGACGGCTTCGACTGCCCGGGTTGCGCCTGGCCCGAGCCGGAACACCGGCACCGTGCGGAGTTCTGCGAGAACGGGGCCAAGGCCGTGGCGGAGGAAGCCACGCTGCGACGGGTGACCCCCGACTTCTTCGCCGAGCACGCCATGGAGGAACTCGCCGGTCGCAGCGACTACTGGCTCGGACAGCAGGGACGCCTCACCCACCCCATGTACCGTCCGGCGGGCGGTGACCACTACCGGGC
Protein-coding sequences here:
- a CDS encoding toxic anion resistance protein translates to MSTEDSTTFTLTPPEPVAAVPREKAGGLVPVEESVRSDMARKATEYVQGLAALDARSPEFAGRVGEITALGAGEMRTAAAQSNRMLERTVRSLPSKGGDAQSQVAGSLVELRRVVEDLDPRDLPASKGRKFLSRLPGGNKLRDHVAKYASAQGTLNKIVGSLRGGQDELRRDNAALQTERVRLWETMGKLQEYVVLTEALDTAVEEHVAGVEATDPAAADTLRADVLFPVRQKHQDLLTQLAVCAQGYLAMDVVRRNNEELIKGVDRAATTTVSALRISVMLASALDNQKKVVDQVNALRGTTEDLIRGNAEMLSTQSGEIQRIAADPAVGAETLRSAFQQIYRTLDAIDTYKVQATETMAATVESLTSELQHASAYLERSRSQGALDGGLT
- a CDS encoding substrate-binding and vWA domain-containing protein, translating into MRKGAFATLSRCAPRAAAAIALALVTAGCTSATEPQADPTKYIPGTLRVLASSELSDMDEVLAKVEKDTGIKVRPTYMGTLDAVELLARGRAKDTYDAVWLSSNDYLRLRPDAAKQVVSETPVMSSPVAIGVKTETVRKLGWKPEDVTWGDIEQAVADGDLTYGMTDPSRSNSGFSTLVSVASGLSDAQSALTDADVTQATPRLKRFFRGQKLTSGSSGWLAEAYDRRGDVDALLNYESVLQARKDLTVIRPRDGVVTADYPLSSLASTSQDVREDVRRLTDALRTPRTQRLITEETLRRPVVASVPPATGLDTTRRRELPFPGTRSVADGLLDAYENELRRPSRTVYVLDTSGSMEGDRLERLKTALTDLTSDFREREEVTLMPFGSEVKSVRTHVIEPGFPKLGLDRIRADTQELSASGDTAIYTSLEKAYELLSTTTLDTFTSIVLMTDGENTTGASASDFDAFYRGLPTEHQHIPVFPILFGDSDRNELEHIADLTGGRLFDAQHGSLDGAFKEIRGYQ
- the purU gene encoding formyltetrahydrofolate deformylase, yielding MPLRPRPGREFVLTLSCPDQAGLVHAVSGFLVEHSGNILESQQFDDRLQDRFFMRVHFDVSDPDASLERLSADFTPVAEAYRITWRLHDASAPTRTLIMVSKYGHCLNDLLFRRSTGALNIDVPLIVSNHRDFEPLARSHGIPFHHIPVTPQSKAEAEAELLELVERFEIDLVVLARYMQILSDDLCKRLEGRAINIHHSFLPSFKGARPYLQAHQRGVKLVGATAHYVTPDLDEGPIIEQDVLRVDHSHDPDELVTMGRDVEARVLARAVQWHSESRILLNGHHTVVFR